A region from the Corylus avellana chromosome ca7, CavTom2PMs-1.0 genome encodes:
- the LOC132186820 gene encoding protein FAR-RED IMPAIRED RESPONSE 1-like isoform X2 encodes MSTTQRSESMNEFFDSYVHSRSTLKEFFDQFDHVLRRKVLDEKTYDFDSFNSTIPCISHYPIEKKYQDVYTNAKFKEVQEEFRCLMYCDCSRLKCEGAISTYQVSDEVKVDDCIKELRFCVYFNEDEYEVKCNCGLFEFRGILCKHALIVLNLRKVRLLPTKYILDRWRKDLKRTKYDDLSSNLDAQRYGRMMKNIFEVALITATSEDHYMDVMHHLDMLKVKYYGLRCEPSPPSHHLPSASSICNEAIDGVAVKSNKVFSTVVVWSKWRSPLKRKVPTVEKMVKRLQAKKKQSSDHNAKHKRRKNKTCQAMQESEVNTSETPLPSVTDTQRGYIIGTQDNAITQGSQEITELIAAEREKLTSVPAGGGAIVYDMGFSLFDY; translated from the exons ATGAGTACTACACAAAGAAGTGAAAGTATGAATGAATTTTTTGATAGTTATGTGCATTCAAGGAGCACATTGAAGGAATTTTTTGACCAATTTGATCATGTTTTGAGGAGAAAGGTTTTGGACGAGAAAACATatgattttgattcttttaatAGCACCATTCCATGTATATCCCATTACCCTATTGAGAAGAAATATCAAGATGTTTACACCAATGCAAAGTTCAAAGAAGTTCAGGAAGAGTTTAGGTGCTTGATGTATTGTGATTGCTCTCGTCTTAAATGTGAAGGTGCAATTTCTACCTATCAAGTGTCTGATGAGGTAAAAGTTGATGACTGCATAAAGGAATTAAGATTCTGTGTTTACTTCAATGAAGATGAATATGAAGTGAAATGCAATTGTGGGTTGTTTGAATTTAGAGGAATCTTGTGTAAGCATGCCCTTATCGTATTAAACCTAAGGAAAGTTAGATTGTTACCAACAAAATATATTCTTGACCGATGGAGGAAGGACTTGAAGCGAACAAAATATGATGATTTGAGTAGCAACCTTGATGCACAAAGATATGGCCGcatgatgaaaaatatttttgaagtaGCATTGATCACAGCAACAAGCGAGGACCATTACATGGATGTCATGCATCATCTAGATATGTTAAAGGTGAAATACTATGGCTTAAGGTGTGAACCTAGTCCACCTTCCCATCACCTTCCAAGTGCATCTTCTATATGTAATGAAGCCATTGATGGTGTGGCAGTAAAAAGTAATAAGGTGTTTAGTACTGTTGTGGTTTGGAGTAAATGGAGGTCACCTTTAAAAAGAAAGGTGCCTACAGTAGAAAAAATGGTGAagagattacaagcaaaaaagaaacaatcaagTGACCACAATGCCAAacataagagaagaaaaaataag accTGCCAAGCAATGCAAGAAAGTGAAGTGAACACAAGTGAAACTCCATTGCCTTCGGTAACTGATACTCAACGTGGTTATATAATTGGAACTCAAGATAATGCAATTACTCAG GGTTCTCAAGAAATCACAGAGTTGATTGCAGCTGAGAGAGAAAAGTTGACATCAGTACCTGCTGGTGGTGGCGCTATTGTTTAT GATATGGGTTTCAGCCTCTTTGACTACTAA
- the LOC132186820 gene encoding protein FAR-RED IMPAIRED RESPONSE 1-like isoform X1: protein MPDQCMRIPNDDASILKVVPQIDENETVCDLELDDKNDNDIQFDQNVKEPKNGMRFSSEQELFLYYERYAQRAGFGVIRKGSKNKPCGSVKYLTLACAHYGKTKAKASNIGKSNPTKKTGCKAKINARLVDGAWFLTTVEVDHNHALSPGKARSFRYNRKLACIGKRKLEQNDSAEEGMRRNPNSLVAKVEGYENLPFVEKDCRNFIDKVRHLRLCKGGAGVLHDYFSRIREMNDGFYTVMDLDDESRLRNVFWIDVRSRAAYEYFGDVITFDMTYLANMYEMPFAYFVGVNHHGQSILLGAGLLSSEDTETFVWLFETWLKCMNGQAINAIITNQDKAMKSAIARVFLGARHRFCLWHIMRKVPERLGSHAQYTCGLKNAIETCIYDSQTCARFNESWQSLLESYDLQDNAWLCGLYGAQHM from the exons ATGCCTGATCAGTGTATGCGG ATTCCAAATGATGATGCTTCGATCCTCAAAGTTGTCCCTCAAATTG ATGAAAATGAAACTGTATGTGATTTGGAGTTGGATGACAAGAATGACAATGAcatacaatttgatcaaaatgttAAAGAACCCAAGAACGGAATGAGGTTTAGCTCCGAACAAGAACTTTTCTTATATTATGAGCGGTATGCTCAGCGAGCAGGTTTTGGGGTGATACGTAAAGGAAGTAAAAATAAACCATGTGGAAGTGTAAAATACCTCACCCTTGCTTGTGCTCATTATGGCAAGACAAAAGCCAAGGCAAGTAATATTGGTAAGTCAAATCCAACAAAGAAAACAGGGTGTAAGGCCAAGATCAATGCGCGGTTAGTTGATGGAGCGTGGTTTTTGACTACTGTTGAGGTTGACCATAATCATGCTTTAAGCCCAGGCAAAGCTAGATCTTTTCGATACAATAGGAAGTTAGCTTGTATTGGGAAAAGAAAGCTTGAACAAAATGATAGTGCTGAAGAAGGTATGAGGAGGAACCCCAACTCTCTCGTTGCTAAAGTTGAGGGGTATGAGAATCTTCCGTTTGTAGAGAAAGATTGTCGGAACTTTATTGACAAGGTAAGACATCTTCGGCTTTGCAAAGGAGGTGCTGGAGTGCTTCATGACTATTTCAGTAGAATACGAGAAATGAATGATGGCTTTTACACTGTGATGGATTTGGATGATGAATCTAGGTTAAGAAATGTGTTTTGGATTGATGTACGGAGTAGGGCAGCGTATGAGTATTTTGGGGATGTAATTACATTTGACATGACGTACTTGGCTAATATGTACGAAATGCCATTTGCTTATTTTGTGGGAGTGAATCATCATGGCCAGTCAATACTTTTGGGGGCGGGATTACTATCAAGTGAAGATACAGAgacatttgtttggttgtttgaaaCATGGTTGAAATGCATGAACGGTCAAGCTATAAATGCAATTATAACAAATCAAGATAAGGCTATGAAAAGTGCAATTGCAAGAGTTTTTCTTGGAGCCCGTCATAGATTCTGTTTGTGGCACATTATGAGAAAAGTCCCTGAAAGGCTTGGATCACATGCTCAATACACCTGTGGCTTGAAGAATGCCATAGAAACTTGTATATATGATTCTCAAACGTGTGCTAGATTCAATGAGAGTTGGCAAAGTCTACTTGAGAGTTATGATCTTCAGGATAATGCATGGTTGTGTGGGTTATATGGTGCCCAACATATGTGA
- the LOC132186821 gene encoding G-box-binding factor 1-like encodes MKQLDGDRGREHTPPKPSKPASSVQEIPTTPYPDWSSSMQAYYGPRAMPPPFFPSTIASPTPHPYIWGSQHPLIPPYGTPIPYPGLYRPWGVYAHPNMTTVQKMMALHKVLKVVLRVHQAIRIMRILLEVRREVFTKGLQMESMHKVTLLGPLLKLQYLRSLSLYLKLI; translated from the exons ATGAAACAACTCGATGGGGACAGGGGAAGAGAGCATACCCCTCCTAAGCCTTCCAAACCTGCTTCTTCAGTTCAG GAAATACCAACAACACCTTATCCTGATTGGTCAAGCTCTATGCAG GCTTATTATGGTCCTAGAGCTATGCCACCTCCATTTTTCCCCTCAACAATTGCTTCTCCAACTCCCCACCCCTATATATGGGGAAGCCAG CATCCGTTGATCCCACCGTATGGGACGCCAATTCCATACCCTGGTTTGTATCGTCCATGGGGAGTTTATGCTCATCCTAATATGACCACA GTTCAGAAAATGATGGCGCTTCACAAAG TGCTAAAAGTGGTGCTGAGGGTACATCAAGCGATAAGAATAATGAG GATTTTGCTGGAAGTAAGAAGGGAAGTTTTCACCAAAGGCTTGCAGATG GAGTCAATGCACAAAGTAACATTGTTGGGGCCATTACTGAAACTTCAGTACTTGAGAAGCCTGTCTTTATACCTGAAACTAATTTGA
- the LOC132188229 gene encoding dolichol-phosphate mannose synthase subunit 3-like, protein MKHIVKIMTLLVGISALWFGLLMTSMVPSSHTLLLPIYFITCLGCYGLLMVGVGLMRFPTCPQEALLLQQDIIEAKDYLKQRGVDVCSE, encoded by the exons ATGAAGCACATTGTAAAGATTATGACATTGCTGGTTGGCATCTCTGCCCTATGGTTTGGCCTCTTGATGACATCTATGGTTCCAAGTAGCCATACCTTGTTA CTACCTATCTATTTTATCACGTGTCTTGGATGCTATGGCCTATTAATGGTTGGAGTTGGTTTGATGCGGTTTCCAACTTGTCCTCAAGAAGCATTGCTTTTGCAGCag GACATCATTGAGGCCAAGGATTATTTGAAGCAAAGAGGGGTTGACGTGTGTTCTGAATGA
- the LOC132188205 gene encoding mitogen-activated protein kinase kinase kinase 20-like has protein sequence MKRKAEERRCGHGESWVRGPMIGKGSFGSVFLATLKKPRSRFSCFPSAMAVKSAEVSVSASLQKEKEVLDNVKGCPYVIGCFGEEITTQDNSEMVYNLLLEYASGGTLADLIEKSDGCGLPESDVKRYTKSILKGLRHIHDCGYVHCDLKPENVLLVPTINSSGNFVAKIGDFGLAKRSAQSKKRRFDLDLYLRGTPLYLAPETVIERVQEPSSDIWALGCVVCKMLTGKSPWDRVEELNTQDLLRMIGDGRELPKIPSDISDEARGFLKACLVRKRMFRFTAEMLMDHTFLASVGEHDDEVKDKGLLDVQDEELVAAPSFSWSETDSEFSGCSFSGDWSLYSDDASAFSSWPEEDEDSEVQFIESSGKKVSLVGPLNCLASTIPIGA, from the coding sequence atgaaaagaaaggcAGAGGAGAGGCGGTGTGGTCATGGAGAAAGTTGGGTGAGAGGGCCTATGATCGGTAAAGGAAGTTTTGGGTCCGTGTTTCTTGCCACTTTGAAGAAACCCAGGTCACGGTTCTCTTGTTTCCCTTCGGCCATGGCTGTGAAATCTGCAGAGGTATCTGTTTCGGCTTCGCTTCAGAAGGAGAAAGAGGTTCTCGACAACGTCAAAGGTTGCCCTTATGTGATTGGCTGCTTTGGGGAAGAGATTACGACCCAAGATAACAGTGAGATGGTTTACAATTTGTTATTGGAGTATGCTTCTGGAGGAACCCTAGCTGATTTAATCGAGAAATCTGATGGTTGTGGGTTGCCCGAATCCGATGTTAAGCGCTACACCAAATCGATTCTCAAAGGGCTTCGTCACATTCATGACTGCGGTTATGTGCACTGCGATCTAAAGCCTGAGAATGTTCTACTTGTTCCCACTATTAATTCTAGTGGTAATTTTGTGGCAAAGATCGGGGATTTTGGGCTGGCGAAGAGGTCAGCACAGAGTAAGAAGAGGAGGTTCGACTTGGACCTTTACTTGAGAGGCACTCCGCTATATTTGGCCCCTGAAACAGTGATTGAGAGGGTACAGGAGCCTTCCTCTGATATTTGGGCTCTGGGATGTGTTGTGTGTAAGATGCTTACTGGAAAATCCCCTTGGGATAGGGTGGAAGAGTTGAACACACAGGATCTTTTACGTATGATTGGTGATGGGCGTGAACTGCCTAAAATTCCGAGTGACATTTCTGATGAAGCGAGGGGTTTCTTGAAGGCATGTCTTGTGAGGAAACGCATGTTCAGATTCACGGCTGAGATGCTAATGGATCATACATTTCTGGCCAGTGTAGGCGAGCATGATGATGAAGTAAAGGATAAAGGACTACTGGATGTTCAGGATGAAGAACTAGTGGCTGCTCCTAGTTTTTCATGGTCCGAGACTGATTCTGAGTTTAGTGGTTGTTCTTTTTCGGGTGATTGGAGCTTGTATTCTGATGATGCTTCAGCCTTTTCTTCTTGGCCAGAAGAAGATGAGGATTCAGAAGTGCAATTCATTGAGAGCTCTGGCAAAAAAGTCTCTCTTGTGGGTCCTTTGAACTGCCTGGCTTCAACCATACCTATTGGAGCTTAG